One Dictyostelium discoideum AX4 chromosome 3 chromosome, whole genome shotgun sequence genomic region harbors:
- a CDS encoding RNA recognition motif-containing protein RRM, translated as MTNRIFVARIPWSICKIALKTHFSKFGPVSDGYVVLDRITKRSKGFGFVTFDNAESAQNAVNSVHEMDGRQLVVNLAFDKLKTN; from the exons ATGACAAATAGAATTTTCGTAGCCCGTATTCCATGGTCAATTTGCAAAATTGCATTAAAAACTcatttttctaaatttggaCCAGTTTCAGATGGTTATGTCGTTTTA GATCGTATTACTAAAAGATCAAAaggttttggttttgttaCTTTTGATAATGCAGAATCAGCCCAAAATGCTGTAAATAGTGTACATGAAATGGATGGAAGACAATTAGTAGTTAACTTAGCATTTG ATAAACTTAAaactaattaa
- a CDS encoding HAM group protein, whose amino-acid sequence MTNSDENTIKPDNSVDNNNSNSKNSTDIEFLESKSDDNNDQISETIKKIENNDANNDDKENIKVNDANNDEKEEKEKQKEKEKEKEKENIVNETITTETIQITDTKKIKEPIIITTTTATATTTIESIAVIKNDIEEDTSEKPTKKLKETPINTDEESKTSQKISSITSAPTPTPTTPLTKSSEPAPQPTTSTTASTTTAATTTNNNNNNNNNYNNNNNNNNNNNNNNRKVLENGTNIYCFWRNKFQKCEIIDKREAESESGTFDYYVHYHSSNRRMDEWVHESRLDFNRLETDSGGGSGGGSGSGGGGGNGSGTDGHLHHQKSSGQLAEIQTDGHSRKVTRQIKRKYEEMNHIQKGIDEDHSKLSAIEKEHEEITKVKNINVIELGKFEIDTWYFSPYPEEFAKCDKLFLCEFCLKYMKKKKTLNRHKLKCDLRHPPGNEIYRSGNISMFEVDGKKNKIYCQNLCLLAKLFLDHKTLYYDVEPFLFYIMTECDQRGCHMVGYFSKEKDSPDGYNLACILTLPPYQRKGFGKLLISFSYELSKKESKVGTPEKPLSDLGLLSFRSYWTQVLLEILRKHKGNLSILDISNMTSIRTEDVISTLQSLNLIRYWKGQHIISVTPKAIEEHLKVYSKQTTRIDPKCIHWAPLNPPTTTKKR is encoded by the coding sequence atGACAAATTCAGATGAAAATACCATAAAACCTGACAATagtgttgataataataatagtaatagtaaaaacAGCACcgatattgaatttttagaaTCAAAATCAGATGATAATAACGATCAAATAAGcgaaactataaaaaaaatagagaaTAATGATgcaaataatgatgataaagaaaatataaaagtgAATGATgcaaataatgatgaaaaagaagaaaaagaaaaacaaaaagaaaaagaaaaagaaaaagaaaaagaaaatattgtAAATGAAACCATTACCACAGAAACTATACAAATAACAGAtacaaagaaaattaaagaaccaataataataacaacaacaacagcaacagcaacaacaactattgaatcaatagcagttattaaaaatgatattgaagAGGATACTTCAGAAAAACCaacaaagaaattaaaagaaactCCAATCAATACAGATGAAGAATCAAAAACTAGTcaaaaaatttcatcaattacatcagcaccaacaccaacaccaacaacccCACTTACTAAATCATCAGAACCAGCACCACaaccaacaacatcaactacTGCCTCAACAACCACAGCCGCCACCaccactaataataataataataataataataattataataataataataataataataataataataataataataatagaaaagtTTTAGAGAATGGAACAAATATATATTGTTTTTGGagaaataaatttcaaaaatgtgaaattattgataaaagAGAAGCAGAATCGGAATCAGGTACATTTGATTATTATGTACATTATCATTCTTCAAATCGTCGTATGGATGAATGGGTACATGAGTCAAGATTAGATTTTAACCGGTTAGAGACtgatagtggtggtggtagtggtgggggtagtggtagtggtggtggtggtggtaatggtagtGGTACTGATGGTCACCTTCATCATCAAAAGAGTAGTGGACAATTAGCAGAGATTCAAACTGATGGTCATAGTAGAAAAGTTACACGTCAAATCAAAAGAAAGTATGAGGAGATGAATCATATTCAAAAGGGAATCGATGAAGATCATTCAAAGTTATCAGCCATCGAGAAAGAACATGAAGAGATCACAAAAGTAAAGAATATCAATGTGATTGAATTgggtaaatttgaaattgacaCTTGGTATTTCTCCCCCTATCCAGAGGAATTCGCCAAGTGTGATAAACTATTCCTTTGCGAGTTTTGTTTAAAGTatatgaaaaagaagaaaacaTTGAATAGACATAAATTGAAATGTGATCTTCGTCATCCTCCAGGCAATGAAATTTACAGGTCAGGAAATATATCAATGTTTGAAGTCGATGGTAAAAAGAACAAAATCTACTGCCAGAACCTCTGTCTATTAGCTAAACTCTTTTTGGATCATAAAACATTGTATTATGACGTCGAGCCATTTCTCTTTTACATTATGACCGAATGCGATCAGCGTGGGTGTCATATGGTTGGATATTTCTCCAAAGAGAAGGATTCTCCAGATGGTTACAATTTAGCTTGTATTCTCACATTGCCACCCTACCAAAGAAAAGGTTTTGGAAAACTATTGATCTCCTTTAGTTATGAACTCTCTAAAAAGGAGAGTAAAGTTGGTACACCAGAGAAACCTCTTTCAGATTTGGGTTTGCTCTCTTTCAGATCGTATTGGACTCAAGTACTCTTGGAGATTTTAAGAAAACATAAAGGTAATCTATCAATTTTAGATATCTCAAATATGACCTCAATTAGAACTGAAGATGTAATTAGTACTCtacaatctttaaatttaattagatATTGGAAAGGTCAACATATCATTTCTGTCACACCAAAAGCAATTGAAGAACATCTCAAAGTTTATTCAAAACAAACAACTAGAATAGATCCAAAATGTATTCATTGGGCACCTTTAAatccaccaacaacaactaaaaaacgttaa
- the prpf4B gene encoding DYRK family protein kinase (pre-mRNA processing factor 4 homolog B), whose product MVIESEINDKKRGLESSSPTINDPKKVKVESPSSGKEDGEVDEVTSSPASRETSSSKLMSPSKNQSSSSSRSYHDSNNGYRRKDERYSSSRSYDRNYRDRDISRDGDRERDRDRERDRDRDRDRDRDRDRDRDRERDRDRDRDRDRDRDRDRDRDRERERERDRDRNSQERGSRNSHERDYRDNRDYSRDSRDNMDSRDNKNGSRQSINNNTLSYEKQADRKDEVRVKDNISVNDDKTNHGENLTNESITATSTNEPTKPAVIIEEDEETKTKRILEENRLQRQLIMEKYNKEQPQPITSSLSTTEKEQSNTNTNSNSTPVATTTTSILAKSPSNLENQIEEEDESIIIEWRKDQNSENSSAFNDNNNDESCSSEEDLKKRGKIKEEDIKAKDKPITTTTTTTTINNVSIKLPPKPEPIKAKTSAPVFDMFSDSPSDETDESNRDLNETNGGGVMVDANIVVNPSINLSDNWDDADGYYKFRVGEIMDKYQIFSPIGSGVFSTVVSAKETKTNEDVVIKIIRNRPSMHRSGLKEIEILQKISNTPTSSNQKSHCIQMKDHFNYRNHLCIVFEPMSMSLHQLIKKYGKDIGLSLNAVRVYAKQLFLALKHIKNSKILHADIKPDNIVVNEAKNTIKIVDFGSAGEIHESEITPYLVSRFYRAPEIILGHKYDYSIDVWSVGCCLAEFFTGKFLFPGKTNNDMIRLFMEYRGAFSKKMLKKSEFVSNHFNENLVFMKQEIDNIEKTVRKVPHDITKPTKDILQFLLPKNVSIPDQDMKKLIQLKDLIEKCTILDPEKRITPFEALNHEFLKPF is encoded by the exons atggTCATAGAATCAGA gataaatgataaaaaaagaggtttagaatcatcatcaccaacaatCAATGACCCAAAGAAAGTAAAAGTtgaatcaccatcatcagGAAAAGAAGATGGTGAGGTTGATGAAGTTACATCATCTCCAGCATCAAGAGAAACATCATCTTCAAAATTAATGTCACCCTCTAAAAATCAATCATCATCGTCTTCAAGGTCATATcatgatagtaataatggttATAGAAGAAAAGATGAAAGATATAGTTCTTCAAGATCATACGATAGGAATTACAGAGATAGAGATATATCAAGAGACGGAGATAGAGAAAGAGATAGAGACAGAGAAAGGGATAGAGACAGAGACAGGGATAGAGACAGAGATAGGgatagagatagagatagagaaagagatagagatagagatagagatagagatagagatagagatagagatagagatagagatagagaaagagaaagagagagGGATAGAGACAGAAATAGCCAAGAAAGAGGTTCAAGAAATTCTCACGAAAGAGATTATAGAGATAATAGAGATTATAGTAGAGATAGTAGAGATAATATGGATAGTagagataataaaaatggtagTAGACAATCCATTAACAACAATACTTTATCATATGAAAAACAAGCTGATAGAAAAGATGAGGTAAGAGTAAAAGATAATATCAGtgtaaatgatgataaaacaAATCATGGAGAAAACTTAACAAACGAATCAATAACTGCCACATCTACTAATGAACCCACTAAACCAGCTGTTATCatagaagaagatgaagaaactAAAACAAAGAGAATCCTCGAAGAAAATAGATTGCAAAGACAATTGATTAtggaaaaatataataaagaaCAACCTCAACCTATCACCTCTTCCTTATCTACAACAGAGAAAGAACAGagtaatacaaatacaaatagtaACTCAACACCAGtggcaacaacaacaacaagcattCTTGCAAAATCACCATCAAATTTAGAGAATCAAATtgaagaagaggatgaatcaattattattgaatggAGAAAAGACCAAAACTCTGAAAATTCTTCAGCATTTaatgacaataataatgatgaatcaTGCTCTTCTGAAGAGGATTTGAAAAAGAGAGGTAAAATCAAAGAGGAGGATATTAAAGCTAAAGATAaaccaataacaacaacaacaacaacaacaacaattaataatgtatcaattaaattaccacCAAAACCTGAGCCTATTAAAGCTAAAACATCAGCACCAGTTTTTGATATGTTTAGTGATTCACCATCTGATGAAACTGATGAATCAAATAGAGACCTCAATGAAACCAATGGTGGAGGAGTTATGGTCGATGCAAATATTGTTGTTAAtccatcaattaatttatcagaTAATTGGGATGACGCTGATggttattataaatttagagTTGGTGAAATTATGGACAAGTATCAAATATTCTCTCCAATTGGTTCTGGTGTTTTCAGTACAGTGGTATCAGCAAAAGAAACTAAAACTAATGAAGATGTAGTCATAAAAATCATTAGAAATAGACCTTCAATGCATAGATCAggtttaaaagaaattgaaatccTTCAAAAAATTTCTAATACTCCAACATCTTCAAATCAAAAATCTCATTGTATTCAAATGAAAGatcattttaattatagAAATCATCTTTGTATTGTTTTTGAACCTATGAG tatgAGTTtacatcaattaattaaaaagtatGGTAAAGATATTGGTCTTAGTTTAAATGCTGTTAGAGTTTACgctaaacaattatttttagctttaaaacatattaaaaattcaaaaattttacatGCAGATATTAAACCAGATAATATAGTTGTAAATGAAGCAAAGAATACTATAAAGATTGTAGATTTTGGATCAGCTGGTGAAATTCATGAATCTGAAATTACACCTTATTTAGTTAGTAGATTTTATAGAGCTCCTGAAATTA tattaggTCATAAATATGATTATTCAATTGATGTTTGGAGTGTTGGATGTTGTTTAGCTGAATTTTTTACAGGAAAATTCTTATTCCCAGGTAAAACCAATAATGATATGATTAGATTATTTATGGAATATAGAGGTGCCTTTAGTAAAAAGATGTTAAAGAAATCAGAATTTGTATCAAATCATTTCAATGAGAATCTAGTATTTATGAAACAAGagattgataatattgaaaaaactgTTAGAAAGGTTCCACATGATATCACTAAACCAACAAAAGATATTCTTCAATTTTTACTTCCAAAAAATGTCTCTATTCCTGACCAAGAtatgaagaaattaattcaattaaaagatttaattgaaaaatgtaCAATCTTAGATCCAGAAAAAAGAATTACACCTTTTGAAGCTTTAAATCacgaatttttaaaaccattttaa
- the cmr gene encoding B_lectin domain-containing protein, translated as MTTDKLSDQCLQSNDNNNAKLISHNKRYEAVMQGDGNFVIYSLENTSSDKRHVVYETDTYHKGHGPYKFYSQNDGNLVIYDSKNNATWSSKTANVRTKRPGPYYCRLFDSGSLKAFDKNNEIMWSSPIDHNLGKL; from the exons atgacaaCCGATAAATTATCTGATCAATGTCTTCAAagcaatgataataataatg caAAATTAATTTCCCATAACAAGAGATATGAAGCAGTGATGCAAGGAGATGGTAACTTTGTAATTTACTCATTAGAAAATACTTCATCTGATAAAAGACATGTTGTTTATGAAACAGATACATATCATAAAGGCCATGGaccatataaattttattctcAAAATGATGGAAACTTGGTAATTTAtgatagtaaaaataatgcAACATGGAGTTCCAAAACTGCAAATGTAAGAACAAAAAGACCAGGTCCATATTATTGTAGACTATTCGACAGTGGTTCATTAAAAGCTTTTGacaaaaataatgaaattatgtGGTCATCACCAATTGACCATAATTTGggaaaactttaa
- the mtyrS gene encoding tyrosine-tRNA ligase gives MIRNFTKGLLINNLNINKFGSTKIRPFCSTITKNDKNNVINILKKRGFIHQMTASDIEMIKMTSTNNNNNNDNNNNNNNNKVSLYAGFDPTADSLHIGNLLTLMVMLHFKRHGHNPIALMGGATALIGDPSGKSSDRVMLTEEFIEGNLKHIRENITAVLGEDTLVVNNIEWNKTMDVISFLREVGSYFRVGSMIKKDFIQNRLSDSNENGISFTEFCYSLFQANDFAHLFLKHGCSIQIGGSDQWGNITAGCDLIRKKLKGNAQGITIPLLTNSAGKKLGKSEGNSIWLSPHRTSPYKFYQYWIQVSDEDVERLLKLFTLIPLEEISILVQKHNENPHLRLGQKTIAEHVTRLIHGQKGVEEALNTTELLFGESNKLLTPNASTTKIGDFDIGYLLSRVNFIELERSKFVDNQTEPILNLFAQISDASKSKVKQLLQSKSIYLNNIPVASNSQFIQSSDLIANDFIYLKSGKKIYYLIKFI, from the coding sequence atgattcgTAATTTCACAAAaggattattaataaataatcttaatattaataaatttggatCTACTAAAATTAGACCATTTTGTtcaacaataacaaaaaatgataaaaataatgtaattaatattttaaaaaaaagaggatTTATACATCAAATGACAGCAAGTGATAttgaaatgataaaaatgacatcaacaaacaataataataataatgataataataataataataataataataaagtttcaTTATATGCAGGATTCGATCCAACAGCAGATAGTTTACatattggtaatttattaacattaATGGTAATGTTACATTTTAAAAGACATGGTCATAACCCAATTGCATTAATGGGTGGAGCAACAGCTTTAATTGGTGATCCAAGTGGTAAATCAAGTGATCGTGTAATGTTAACAGAAGAATTTATTGAAGGtaatttaaaacatattAGAGAGAATATTACAGCTGTACTTGGTGAAGATACATTGGTTGTCAATAATATTGAATGGAATAAAACAATGGATGTAATTTCATTCCTTCGTGAGGTTGGTTCTTACTTTAGAGTTGGttcaatgattaaaaaagatttcatTCAAAATAGATTATCagattcaaatgaaaatggtatTAGTTTCACAGAGTTTTGTTATTCACTTTTCCAAGCAAACGATTTCGCTCACCTTTTCTTAAAACATGGATGCTCCATCCAAATCGGTGGTTCAGACCAGTGGGGTAATATCACGGCCGGTTGCGATTTAATTAGAAAGAAGCTAAAAGGAAATGCACAGGGTATCACCATTCCCCTCTTGACAAACAGTGCAGGTAAAAAGTTGGGCAAAAGTGAGGGTAACTCAATTTGGCTATCACCTCACAGAACCTCTCCATATAAATTCTATCAATATTGGATCCAAGTCTCTGATGAGGATGTTGAGagattattaaaacttttcACCCTCATACCATTGGAGGAGATCTCAATATTGGTTCAAAAACATAATGAAAATCCTCATCTTCGTTTAGGTCAAAAAACAATTGCTGAACATGTTACTCGTTTAATTCATGGCCAAAAAGGTGTTGAAGAGGCATTAAATACaactgaattattatttggtgagAGTAATAAACTTTTAACACCAAATGCTTCAACTACAAAAATTGGTGATTTTGATATTGGTTATCTTTTATCGCGTGTAAACTTTATAGAATTAGAACGTTCAAAATTTGTAGATAATCAAACtgaaccaattttaaatttatttgctCAAATTTCTGACGCATCAAAATCAAAGGTTAAACAATTACttcaatcaaaatcaatCTACTTAAATAATATTCCTGTAGCTTCAAATTCTCAATTCATTCAATCTTCTGATCTTATtgcaaatgattttatttatttaaaatctggaaaaaagatttattatttaattaaatttatataa
- a CDS encoding carboxylesterase, type B family protein: MKLSIVLLLILAFVFCSQSNASFFGTQEEFPLTVSSRSGAFQGILIDDARAFLGIPYAKPPTGPLRFKPPVSKPYSFGVQVAASNPKSCWQSGATAANSANYSEDCLYLNVFTPKYKQRTQGLIFSDLPVLVFIHGGRYWTGSAADFAADKMASVGNAVVVVIQYRLNIFGFQPYDSNTNIGLLDQQMALKWVQDNVRAFGGDANKVTIFGESAGGSSVLYHLLQPTSYSLYDRAILESAWQFVIPTVATARVKSNDYLIKKNCNRTKTDGTQDLTAILTCLQSLDPLTLTPTTGQSDFFLPMIDGKFITQLPLKSIKQRQYNQNAKIIIGHNYDEGYFMAYSRLGFKTINESVTDATYYSSLTKYLNVYFTPEQTQTIVDLYEPAKAALGNWLAASEFFGDYYITCGSILAAQYFNAYDTDFKTYIFNYSSPNYPASEAYLAASHGNELAYIFFNPNIYTQFVFGAADSLMSLRMNRAWTDFADSGNPISPLSEWPTNYPSAMYYGPDANSFGDSRPYLKDICESWRTYYEA, translated from the coding sequence atgaaattatcaattgttttattattaatacttgCATTTGTTTTCTGCTCACAATCAAATGCAAGCTTCTTTGGAACTCAAGAAGAATTTCCATTAACCGTTTCATCACGTTCTGGTGCATTCCAAGGTATTTTAATCGATGATGCACGTGCTTTCCTTGGTATTCCATATGCCAAACCACCAACTGGACCTCTTCGTTTCAAACCACCAGTTTCCAAACCATACTCATTCGGTGTCCAAGTTGCCGCCTCCAATCCAAAATCATGTTGGCAATCAGGTGCCACCGCTGCCAATTCAGCCAACTACAGTGAAGATTGTTTATATTTGAATGTTTTCACAccaaaatataaacaaaGAACTCAAGGTCTTATTTTCTCAGATTTACCAGTTTTAGTATTCATTCATGGTGGTCGTTATTGGACTGGTTCAGCTGCTGATTTCGCTGCAGACAAAATGGCCTCTGTTGGTAATGCTGTCGTTGTTGTCATTCAATATCGTTTGAACATTTTTGGTTTCCAACCATATGATTCAAATACCAATATTGGTTTATTAGATCAACAAATGGCTTTGAAATGGGTTCAAGATAATGTTCGTGCCTTTGGTGGTGATGCTAACAAAGTTACAATCTTTGGTGAATCAGCTGGTGGATCTTCAGTATTATATCATTTACTTCAACCAACTTCCTACAGTCTCTATGATCGTGCAATCCTTGAATCAGCATGGCAATTTGTTATTCCAACCGTTGCAACTGCTCGtgttaaatcaaatgattacCTCATCAAAAAGAATTGCAATCGTACCAAAACCGACGGTACCCAAGATCTCACTGCCATTCTCACTTGTCTCCAATCTTTAGATCCTCTCACACTCACTCCAACCACTGGTCAATCAGATTTCTTCCTTCCAATGATTGATGGTAAATTCATCACTCAATTACCATTgaaatcaattaaacaaaGACAATACAATCAAAACGCTAAAATTATCATTGGTCACAACTATGATGAAGGTTACTTTATGGCTTACTCACGTTTAGGTTTCAAAACTATCAATGAATCAGTCACCGATGCCACTTACTACTCCTCTCTCACCAAATACTTAAATGTTTATTTCACTCCAGAACAAACTCAAACCATTGTAGACCTCTACGAACCAGCTAAAGCCGCTTTAGGTAATTGGTTAGCCGCTTCTGAATTCTTTGGTGATTATTACATTACTTGTGGTTCAATCTTAGCCGCTCAATACTTTAACGCTTACGATACAGACTTCAAGACTTACATCTTTAATTACTCTTCACCAAACTATCCAGCCAGTGAAGCTTATTTAGCTGCTTCCCATGGTAACGAATTAGCTTACATTTTCTTCAATCCAAACATTTACACTCAATTCGTTTTCGGCGCTGCTGATTCTCTCATGAGTCTTCGTATGAATAGAGCTTGGACTGATTTCGCTGATTCTGGTAATCCAATCTCACCATTATCAGAATGGCCAACTAACTATCCATCAGCTATGTACTACGGTCCAGATGCCAATAGTTTTGGTGATAGTCGTCCATACTTAAAAGATATTTGCGAATCATGGAGAACTTATTATGAAgcttaa